A stretch of the Lolium perenne isolate Kyuss_39 chromosome 3, Kyuss_2.0, whole genome shotgun sequence genome encodes the following:
- the LOC127345819 gene encoding uncharacterized protein isoform X1: protein MRRHRSPTCSPTPAASAASTQTSSWSPPPYPYPHPAFPPLSATPRLTLAVGFVTVAAAAPPSPRGGGGVLSVQIGGAAAAVLRGVISPEQQPRMPGAGAGVQAPEASPGRYVRRHDEVTPDDDGCDDVFRVAVRGPGDDPFDIPAKRAPVERLRRWRREVLSTRPGGLGLPWTWQR, encoded by the exons ATGCGCCGCCACCGCTCGCCGACGTGCAGTCCAACGccggccgcctccgccgcctccacgcAAACTTCTTCTTGGTCCCCTCCACCGTATCCCTACCCGCACCCCGCCTTTCCGCCCCTGAGCGCGACGCCGCGCCTAACCCTAGCCGTCGGGTTCGTCactgtcgccgccgccgctcctccgAGCCCCCGCGGGGGAGGGGGGGTACTAAGCGTGCAGATCGGGGGCGCGGCGGCCGCGGTGCTGCGAGGTGTCATCTCTCCTGAACAACAGCCGAGGATGCCTGGGGCCGGCGCCGGCGTGCAGGCGCCCGAGGCCTCGCCGGGCCGCTACGTGCGCCGCCACGACGAGGTGACGCCAGACGACGACGGCTGCGACGACGTGTTCCGGGTCGCCGTGCGGGGGCCCGGGGACGACCCCTTCGACATCCCAGCCAAGCGGGCGCCCGTCGAGCGGCTGCGCCGATGGAGG CGAGAAGTTTTATCAACAAGGCCTGGAGGATTAGGCTTGCCATGGACATGGCAGCGATAG
- the LOC127345819 gene encoding uncharacterized protein isoform X2, which yields MRRHRSPTCSPTPAASAASTQTSSWSPPPYPYPHPAFPPLSATPRLTLAVGFVTVAAAAPPSPRGGGGVLSVQIGGAAAAVLRGVISPEQQPRMPGAGAGVQAPEASPGRYVRRHDEVTPDDDGCDDVFRVAVRGPGDDPFDIPAKRAPVERLRRWRQAALVLNASRRFRYS from the exons ATGCGCCGCCACCGCTCGCCGACGTGCAGTCCAACGccggccgcctccgccgcctccacgcAAACTTCTTCTTGGTCCCCTCCACCGTATCCCTACCCGCACCCCGCCTTTCCGCCCCTGAGCGCGACGCCGCGCCTAACCCTAGCCGTCGGGTTCGTCactgtcgccgccgccgctcctccgAGCCCCCGCGGGGGAGGGGGGGTACTAAGCGTGCAGATCGGGGGCGCGGCGGCCGCGGTGCTGCGAGGTGTCATCTCTCCTGAACAACAGCCGAGGATGCCTGGGGCCGGCGCCGGCGTGCAGGCGCCCGAGGCCTCGCCGGGCCGCTACGTGCGCCGCCACGACGAGGTGACGCCAGACGACGACGGCTGCGACGACGTGTTCCGGGTCGCCGTGCGGGGGCCCGGGGACGACCCCTTCGACATCCCAGCCAAGCGGGCGCCCGTCGAGCGGCTGCGCCGATGGAGG CAAGCTGCACTTGTGCTCAATGCTTCTCGGCGATTCAGATACTCTTGA
- the LOC127345818 gene encoding uncharacterized protein → MAVASASGAMFPPTNSPHKPWEDPSFFRWRKRDAHVPLRTHDTLQGALKYWSDRRNVSYLDAEPAVWNDDAVRGALESAAFWSQGLPYARSLSGYWKFRLAQSPESVPEKFYDAQFNDSDWEALPVPSNWQMHGFDRPIYTNVTYPFPMNPPFVPSENPTGCYRKVFHIPKEWKGRRILLHFEAVDSAFIAWVNGVPIGYSQDSRLPAEFEITDCCHHSDPDKENVLAVQVMRWSDGSYLEDQDHWWLSGIHRDVLLLSKPQIFITDYFFKATLDENFRVADIEVEVEIDSNKQDREHVPTFSIEATIFDNSGPSDGLNSDMSAANVVNLKSKPNPKGGPCHGFHGYVLGGKMENPKLWSGEKPNLYTLVVLLKDANGMLIECESCQVGIRKVVLAHKQMLVNGCPVVMRGVNRHEHHPRVGKTNIEACMIKDLVLMRQNNINAVRNCHYPQHPRWYELCDIFGLYVIDEANMETHGFDESSHFKHPTLEPIWANCMLDRFVSMVERDKNHACIIIWSLGNESSHGPNHSAMSGWIRGRDPTRLIHYEGGGSRTSSTDIVCPMYMRVWDILKIAKDPSENRPLILCEYSHAMGNSNGNIDAYWKAIDSTLGLQGGFIWDWVDQGLTKEDADGSKAWAYGGDFGDTPNDLNFCINGIVWPDRTIHPAVNEVKYLYQPIKISLVDNILKIENLHFEETTAALDFNWVLLGDGCVLGSGSLDVANLAPQSSHLIKAESSPWYPLWTACAVKEVFLSINVKQRYQTRWAKEGHILASAQVCLPQTNGFAPHVIALTKSPLISERVGDSVIIGKSSEWQIKINSRLGTIDSWKINNVELLSKGILPCFWRAPTDNDNGGFYTKSYGTRWREAFLDNISFHSSQFSVKELPDNTVEVSTVYHGLPGHLAKPADDAALSEAYESALFRVNMRCRIYESGDVVLKYEVSPKSDLPPIPRVGIVFNAEKSLDHVTWYGRGPFECYPDRKAAAHVGVYESNVEDLHVPYIVPGECGGRADVRWMALRNAGGYGIFASMHSEESPLMQVSASYYGATELNRATHNHKLVKGDDIEVHLDHRHMGVGGDDSWTPCVHEQYLLPPVSYAFSVRLRPVLPSSSYHDIYRSQLPC, encoded by the exons ATGGCGGTGGCTTCCGCGAGCGGCGCGATGTTCCCTCCCACCAACTCCCCGCACAAGCCCTGGGAGGACCCGTCCTTCTTCCGCTGGAGGAAGCGGGACGCGCACGTGCCGCTGCGCACCCACGACACCCTCCAAG GGGCGCTCAAGTACTGGAGTGACCGGAGGAACGTGAGCTACCTGGACGCCGAGCCCGCCGTCTGGAACGACGACGCGGTCCGCGGCGCGCTGGAGAGCGCGGCGTTCTGGTCCCAGGGGCTGCCGTACGCGCGGTCACTGAGCGGGTactggaagttccggctggctcaGTCGCCGGAGAGCGTCCCGGAGAAATTCTACGATGCGCAGTTTAATGACTCAGATTGGGAGGCTCTGCCAG TTCCTTCCAATTGGCAGATGCATGGGTTTGACCGCCCGATCTACACGAATGTCACTTATCCTTTCCCGATGAACCCGCCGTTCGTGCCGTCTGAAAATCCCACTGGCTGTTACAGGAAGGTTTTTCACATCCCAAAAGAGTGGAAAG gtcggaggatcttgttgcattTCGAAGCTGTTGATTCAGCGTTTATTGCTTGGGTAAATGGCGTACCGATTGGGTATAG CCAGGACAGCAGGCTCCCTGCCGAGTTTGAAATCACTGATTGCTGCCATCATTCTGATCCAGACAAGGAAAATGTTCTTGCTGTTCAAGTCATGAGGTGGAGTGATGGTTCTTATCTTGAAGATCAGGACCATTGGTGGTTGTCTGGTATTCACAGGGATGTGCTACTACTGTCAAAACCACAG ATCTTTATCACGGATTACTTTTTCAAAGCAACCTTGGACGAGAACTTCCGTGTAGCTGATATTGAG GTTGAGGTGGAAATCGATTCAAACAAGCAAGACCGGGAGCATGTCCCAACTTTTTCTATTGAAGCAACAATATTCGATAATTCTGGACCATCTGATGGTTTAAATTCAGATATGTCAGCTGCTAATGTGGTCAATTTGAAGTCAAAGCCGAATCCTAAAGGAGGCCCTTGTCATGGTTTTCATGGTTATGTTCTTGGTGGGAAAATGGAAAATCCAAAGCTTTGGTCTGGTGAAAAA CCGAACTTATACACTCTTGTTGTTCTCCTTAAAGATGCCAATGGGATGCTTATTGAGTGCGAATCATGCCAAGTAGGCATTCGTAAGGTAGTCCTGGCACACAAGCAGATGCTTGTCAATGGATGCCCTGTTGTAATGAGAGGCGTCAATAGACATGAGCATCATCCACGTGTCGGGAAGACCAATATAGAAGCATGCATGATCAAG GATCTAGTTTTGATGAGACAAAACAACATCAATGCTGTTAGAAACTGCCATTACCCCCAACATCCTAGGTGGTACGAGTTATGTGACATTTTTGGTCTTTATGTAATTGATGAAGCCAATATGGAGACACATGGCTTTGATGAATCTAGCCATTTCAAACATCCTACACTAGAACCCATTTGGGCAAATTGTATGCTGGATCGTTTCGTTAGCATGGTGGAGAGGGACAAAAATCATGCGTGCATAATTATTTGGTCCTTGGGAAATGAATCCTCACATGGGCCAAATCACTCTGCTATGTCTG GGTGGATTCGTGGAAGAGACCCGACAAGGCTCATCCATTATGAAGGGGGTGGCTCCAGAACATCGTCCACAGATATTGTATGCCCCATGTACATGCGTGTCTGGGATATTCTTAAGATTGCGAAAGATCCATCTGAAAATAGGCCCCTCATTCTCTGCGA ATATTCACATGCTATGGGGAACAGTAATGGTAATATTGATGCATACTGGAAGGCGATAGACAGCACTCTGGGACTCCAAGGAGGTTTTATTTGGGACTGGGTCGATCAG GGTTTAACGAAGGAGGACGCTGATGGATCTAAAGCTTGGGCATATGGGGGTGACTTTGGAGACACTCCAAATGACTTAAATTTTTGCATTAATGGCATTGTGTGGCCTGATCGGACGATTCACCCAGCTGTTAATG AAGTTAAATATCTTTACCAGCCTATCAAAATATCATTGGTGGATAACATTCTTAAG ATTGAAAATTTACATTTTGAGGAGACAACAGCGGCTTTGGACTTCAATTGGGTTCTTCTCGGGGATGGTTGCGTTTTGGGCTCTGGTTCACTCGACGTTGCAAACCTAGCACCACAAAGTAGCCATCTTATCAAGGCAGAATCATCACCTTGGTATCCTCTTTGGACCGCATGTGCAGTAAAAGAAGTTTTTTTGTCTATAAATGTGAAACAGAGGTACCAAACACGATGGGCTAAAGAAGGTCATATCTTGGCTTCAGCACAAGTTTGTTTGCCTCAGACAAATGGCTTTGCCCCTCAT GTGATAGCATTGACCAAGAGCCCTTTGATCTCTGAACGGGTTGGTGATAGTGTAATTATTGGCAAGAGCAGCGAATGGCAAATCAAAATAAACAGTCGATTGGGAACAATTGACAGTTGGAAG ATCAACAACGTCGAGCTTCTGAGCAAGGGTATACTTCCTTGCTTCTGGCGTGCACCAACTGACAATGACAACGGAGGCTTCTACACCAAGTCCTATGGTACAAGATGGAGAGAAGCCTTCCTGGACAACATTTCCTTCCACAGCAGTCAGTTCTCAGTGAAGGAGCTGCCAGACAACACCGTCGAGGTTTCCACCGTATATCACGGTCTACCTGGACACCTGGCAAAACCCGCCGATGACGCCGCTCTTTCAGAAGCTTATGAGTCTGCACTCTTCCGAGTCAACATGCGATGCCGGATCTACGAGTCGGGCGATGTGGTCCTCAAATACGAGGTAAGCCCCAAGAGTGACCTGCCCCCTATCCCCCGGGTGGGCATCGTGTTCAATGCCGAGAAATCCTTGGACCATGTCACGTGGTACGGGCGGGGGCCGTTTGAGTGCTACCCCGACCGCAAGGCCGCCGCACACGTTGGCGTGTACGAGAGCAATGTAGAGGACCTCCATGTGCCCTACATTGTCCCGGGGGAATGCGGTGGCCGCGCGGATGTCAGATGGATGGCGCTCCGGAACGCCGGCGGGTACGGCATCTTCGCTTCGATGCACAGCGAGGAGTCCCCGCTGATGCAGGTGAGCGCCAGCTACTACGGCGCCACGGAGCTCAACCGGGCAACACATAACCACAAGCTGGTCAAGGGAGACGACATCGAG GTGCATCTTGATCACAGGCACATGGGGGTGGGCGGGGACGACAGCTGGACGCCGTGCGTGCACGAGCAGTACCTGCTGCCGCCGGTGAGCTACGCCTTCTCGGTGAGGCTGCGGCCCGTGCTGCCATCATCATCGTACCACGACATCTACCGCTCCCAGCTCCCCTGTTGA